The region AATACCTTGCCTGATTGTTAAGAAAATAGATGTCGTGATCTTCAAAATCTGGCGTCAAGATAGTATAAACTAAGTTATGGACAAGTTCCGCTTCATAGTAGCATGATAAATCAGATGATTTTTTATGTTGTTGCATGCTCCTGATATAAGGAATGGAAAGTAACAACATCTTTATATATATTTCGTTCTTTTTTAATTTTTTCATGAATATGATGGCTCCTCTATTTATTAGTGTGTTGTTTTAAATCAGATACTTTATGATGTTATTCTTCAGGAGAAAAATAGATATCAAAAGCACACTCTAGATCTAAATCAGCTAATGCCTTCATCTGCTCTGGCCATAGTACTGGGCCAGAGTGACCGACTGCCGACCACCATACACAGCTGAGTGTCATCTTAACGCCAGGTATATTTTGTAGTTTTTTTAGACCCTCTTGGCAAGGATCAAGCTTAGCGATAATCCAATCAATATGATCTCTTAGGTCTTTTGAAGAAATGAAGTCTTCGGATGACAGAAACCATCCTGATGTTTTTACTTCACGGGTTCGACCTAAACTATTTGTTTTTCTATCACCAATGATATTTTTCTGAGTCGGTTCAATATTGAGGATCGCGCTAACTTCATCAGGGTGCATCTCACCAGGATAAATCAGCAACTTTGCGCGACACTCCAAACATGTCTCATAGTTCGGATTTGGCGGTGTGATTCTTGAATTAACAGTGTTCATGGTAAGTAATCCTCAATATTACCAATTATGTAAACCAATTTATCTATATAATTTCCGAATTTTCTGCTCTATTTTTAAATTATCTTCGGTAATTTCCATTCAAATTCTCCTCCTAAATGATCTGGAAAGATTCTTAATAATATTTTTATTATTTAATTACCCCTGAGCCTATGGTTGGCTCAGGGGGATGGGTTTTATATTATTATCATGTTATCTAAGCCAAAATGGCAGATCATCAGGCCCCAGTGCATCATACTGTTCGAGGGGACGATTTTCATCCTCGATAAACCAAGGTAAGTCAGAAATAACGGTTTTTACTGCTTCGTATTCATACCCCTGATATGAATTGAAAAGATGGTAATTTATTTCAGCAGATTCCACACACTCTAAGAATGCTTCGAAATAACGCTTGAATATATCTGATAGCATAGCTTGATTCGGATTTATCCAGCTTTTTTCTCGACAGCCTATCATTTTATGATCCCAATCAATTGATGTACTGGGGAAGATAGAAAACAAGTCTCTTACTCTATTCATTTTTTCTTTAGCAAGTGATAGTTCTTCAAGGCGTA is a window of Pectobacterium punjabense DNA encoding:
- a CDS encoding zinc ABC transporter substrate-binding protein, translated to MKKLKKNEIYIKMLLLSIPYIRSMQQHKKSSDLSCYYEAELVHNLVYTILTPDFEDHDIYFLNNQARYYIENCNDGISIIYSGQKELISSLFEMVPQEMKSKLLWEGPK
- a CDS encoding DUF4279 domain-containing protein, which produces MNTVNSRITPPNPNYETCLECRAKLLIYPGEMHPDEVSAILNIEPTQKNIIGDRKTNSLGRTREVKTSGWFLSSEDFISSKDLRDHIDWIIAKLDPCQEGLKKLQNIPGVKMTLSCVWWSAVGHSGPVLWPEQMKALADLDLECAFDIYFSPEE